A genomic segment from Glycine soja cultivar W05 chromosome 18, ASM419377v2, whole genome shotgun sequence encodes:
- the LOC114397309 gene encoding uncharacterized protein LOC114397309 — translation MDIPLRSTRKYLFKKTDLLRLRELASLVSDPVDFQAHHGKLLRILRVDVEEGCLETLVQFYDPLYHCFTFPDYQLVPTLEEYSYLVGLPVPDKIPFHGFEPTPKHSDIAAALHLKTSIIQANLTSKGGLQGIPTHFLYQQASIFAEAASTLAFHSILALLIYGLLLFPNIDNFIDINAIKIFLTKNPVPTLLADTYHSIHDRTQAGRGTISCCAPLLYQWFTFHLPQSRAFKTNDDKLSWPRRIMTLDPSDIVWYQAASDVGEIIVSCGEYPNVPLLGMRGGISYNPLLARRQFGYPIKTKPNNLALTNEFYLNHGDHSNKRERFAQAWSAIRRLNRSQLGKKSDYVHESYTQWVIDRTKSFGLPYRLPRYLSSTIPPSSLPIPFDTKEEFHEQLTKERQEKETWKRRCQELEQENETLKGKIAQQSRELFIQNQRMIEKDDLLRRKDALLHRDARRKRRFMDLFSRAHSDSEDPSTPGV, via the coding sequence ATGGACATCCCACTGAGAAGCACTAGGAAGTACCTTTTCAAAAAAACGGACCTGTTGAGATTAAGGGAGCTAGCATCTTTAGTTAGTGATCCAGTTGATTTTCAAGCTCATCATGGGAAGTTGCTCAGAATTCTTAGAGTAGATGTTGAGGAAGGATGCCTAGAGACTCTGGTTCAGTTCTATGACCCGCTCTACCATTGCTTCACATTTCCCGATTACCAGCTTGTCCCCACACTTGAAGAGTACTCCTACCTAGTCGGTTTACCTGTGCCAGACAAGATACCTTTCCATGGTTTTGAGCCTACCCCTAAACACTCCGACATCGCAGCCGCTCTCCATCTTAAAACCTCCATCATCCAAGCAAACCTTACCTCTAAAGGAGGCCTCCAAGGTATTCCCACCCACTTCCTCTACCAACAAGCCTCCATATTTGCCGAAGCAGCTAGTACACTTGCCTTCCATTCTATCCTAGCCCTCCTTATATATGGCCTTTTACTCTTCCCAAATATTGACAACTTCATCGATATCAATGCCATTAAAATCTTTCTTACAAAGAACCCCGTACCCACTCTACTCGCCGATACCTACCATTCTATCCATGACCGTACCCAGGCTGGCCGTGGAACCATTTCTTGTTGTGCACCTTTACTCTATCAGTGGTTTACCTTCCACTTACCTCAATCCCGTGCCTTCAAGACCAATGATGACAAGCTTTCTTGGCCTCGCCGAATCATGACTCTTGACCCATCTGACATTGTTTGGTACCAAGCAGCTAGTGATGTTGGAGAGATTATTGTGAGTTGTGGTGAATATCCCAACGTACCTCTTTTGGGTATGCGTGGCGGAATTAGCTACAACCCGCTTCTCGCTCGACGACAATTTGGGTACCCGATAAAGACAAAACCAAACAACCTTGCCTTGACTAATGAATTCTATCTTAACCATGGAGATCACTCGAACAAAAGGGAAAGATTCGCACAAGCTTGGAGCGCTATCCGCAGACTCAACAGAAGTCAATTGGGAAAGAAATCAGACTATGTGCATGAATCTTACACCCAGTGGGTTATTGATAGGACCAAGAGCTTTGGCCTACCCTACCGCTTACCTAGATACCTGTCGTCCACCATCCCACCATCATCCTTGCCTATCCCCTTTGATACTAAGGAAGAGTTTCATGAACAATTAACCAAAGAAAggcaagaaaaagaaacttgGAAGAGGAGATGCCAGGAGCTCGAGCAAGAGAATGAGACTTTGAAGGGGAAGATAGCCCAACAGAGCCGTGAGCTTTTTATCCAGAACCAGAGGATGATTGAGAAGGACGACTTGCTTCGTCGGAAAGACGCTTTGCTCCACCGAGATGCTAGAAGGAAGAGGAGGTTTATGGATTTGTTCTCCCGTGCACATTCAGATTCCGAGGATCCATCTACTCCGGGAGTTTGA
- the LOC114396016 gene encoding uncharacterized protein LOC114396016 has protein sequence MPPPVCGSPQPAVSEVPPPFAQQSAPVPQPGTSFPQAAMTYSAPLIHTIQQEVEPIFQAENVVAFDKMEELQERFDGMQREVEALRGRDLFGKDACELCLVPNVTIPHKFKVPDFEKYKGNSCPRSHLVMYARKMSMYTDNHKLLIHFFQDSLTGAALKWYMNLDSASIRTFNDLGEAFIRQYKYNLDMAPDRDQLRAMTQKEKETFKEYAQRWREVAAQIVPPLEEREMTKIFLKTLSQFYYEKMVASAPTDFTEMVNMGVRLEEGVREGRLTGESAPAASNAKKFGGHFAKKKDQEVGMVAHGKPQQNFTPYRQVANVASTIPNPSYHQQRPRYPYQYPPQQYPPQQYPPQQYPPQQYPPQQYPPQQYPPQQYPQPQYPQKQQNRPQTPQQPYHSQNRQKTTFDPIPMKYADLLPALLAKNLVQVRTPPRTPDVLPPWFRHDLTCAFHQGAPGHDVENCYVLKNEVQKLVRANLLSFKDQNPNVQANPLPNHGPAVNMIQDCDEDGVILNVQHVRTPLVPIHIKMCEAALFDHDHAACEICPVNVKGCPKVQEDVQRLIDNRELIITRKDKEVCVITPEFQRLEISYNSGESTTTPLVVSLPGPMPYASLKAVPYRYSATMLEGGQEVPLPSLTPAISVDNIASDGKVLRNGRVIPTLFAKKVNDPAVKQVTVNGPGTRKEVGQSNGTSKNSDHDGILKLIQKSEYKVVDQLLQTPSKISILSLLLNSEAHREALMKVLDQAFVERDVTVNQLDSIVGNITACNNLSFSDEELPEEGRNHNLALHISVNCKSDALSNVLVDTGSSLNVMAKSTLGQLSYQGPPMRRSGVVVKAFDGSRKSVIGEVDLPITIGPFVFQITFQVMDIQAAYSCLLGRPWIHEAGAVTSTLHQKLKFVRNGKLITVSGEEALLVSHLSAFSFIGADETEGTSFQGLTVEGKKPEKNEVSFATWKSAQKVVQEGTGIGWGKVVQLLESKNREGLGFASSAGSATNSVGSSSITSTFCSAGFINDSPEANAVLEDVPEEIVLAFVTPGKLVRDWDAVDIPSVVHASK, from the coding sequence ATGCCACCTCCAGTCTGCGGAAGCCCCCAGCCCGCTGTATCTGAAGTTCCACCTCCTTTTGCTCAGCAGTCAGCACCGGTTCCGCAACCCGGTACCTCTTTCCCTCAAGCTGCAATGACTTATTCAGCTCCACTGATTCACACTATTCAACAAGAGGTTGAACCAATTTTCCAAGCTGAAAATGTTGTAGCCTTCGACAAGATGGAAGAACTCCAAGAAAGATTTGATGGTATGCAAAGGGAAGTCGAAGCCCTCCGAGGAAGAGATCTGTTCGGGAAGGACGCCTGTGAATTATGCTTGGTCCCAAATGTTACTATCCCTcacaagttcaaggtgccagacttcGAGAAGTATAAAGGAAACTCTTGTCCCCGCAGTCACTTGGTGATGTACGCGCGGAAAATGTCCATGTATACTGACAATCATAAGCTGCTTATTCATTTCTTTCAGGACAGCCTGACTGGGGCCGCTCTGAAGTGGTATATGAATTTGGACAGTGCGAGCATTCGTACTTTCAATGACCTGGGTGAAGCGTTCATCCGGCAGTATAAGTACAATCTGGACATGGCCCCAGATCGTGATCAACTCCGTGCGATGAcacaaaaagagaaggaaacgtTCAAGGAGTATGCCCAGCGTTGGAGGGAAGTGGCTGCCCAGATTGTCCCGCCGTTGGAAGAAAGGGAAATGACCAAAATATTTCTGAAGACCCTGAGCCAGTTTTATTACGAGAAAATGGTTGCAAGTGCACCAACAGACTTCACTGAAATGGTCAACATGGGGGTGCGATTAGAGGAAGGTGTCCGAGAGGGACGTTTGACTGGGGAAAGTGCCCCTGCCGCAAGTAATGCCAAGAAGTTTGGAGGCCACTTTGCGAAGAAGAAAGATCAAGAGGTGGGAATGGTAGCTCATGGTAAACCTCAGCAGAATTTCACCCCATATCGTCAGGTTGCGAATGTCGCATCCACTATCCCAAACCCATCATATCACCAACAAAGGCCACGTTACCCCTACCAATACCCTCCACAACAATACCCTCCACAACAATACCCTCCACAACAATACCCTCCACAACAATACCCTCCACAACAATACCCTCCACAACAATACCCTCCACAACAATACCCTCAGCCACAATACcctcaaaaacaacaaaatcgcCCGCAGACCCCCCAACAACCATATCACTCACAAAACCGCCAAAAAACAACCTTTGATCCAATCCCGATGAaatatgctgacttgctccctgCCCTGCTCGCCAAAAACCTTGTCCAGGTCAGAACACCCCCTCGTACACCAGATGTTTTACCTCCCTGGTTTCGTCATGATTTAACCTGCGCTTTCCACCAAGGGGCCCCAGGTCATGACGTTGAAAACTGCTATGTCCTGAAGAATGAAGTGCAAAAACTAGTCCGAGCCAACTTGCTATCCTTCAAAGATCAGAATCCCAATGTTCAAGCGAACCCTCTACCGAACCATGGGCCTGCTGTCAACATGATACAAGATTGTGATGAAGACGGTGTCATCCTGAACGTCCAGCACGTCCGAACTCCCCTGGTCCCAATACATATCAAGATGTGCGAGGCAGCTCTGTTTGACCATGATCATGCAGCGTGTGAAATATGTCCTGTGAATGTAAAAGGATGCCCAAAGGTACAAGAGGACGTACAAAGGCTGATAGACAACAGAGAACTAATCATCACGAGGAAGGACAAGGAAGTGTGCGTCATCACCCCTGAGTTTCAGCGGTTGGAAATAAGCTATAACAGTGGGGAATCAACTACTACTCCACTGGTGGTTAGCTTGCCAGGACCTATGCCGTATGCTTCTCTAAAAGCGGTCCCTTACAGGTATAGTGCCACGATGTTGGAAGGTGGGCAGGAGGTGCCTTTGCCCTCTCTAACTCCTGCGATTTCTGTGGACAACATTGCTAGTGACGGTAAAGTTCTGAGGAATGGACGTGTTATCCCCACATTGTTTGCAAAGAAAGTGAATGATCCGGCAGTTAAACAGGTGACAGTGAACGGCCCCGGTACAAGGAAGGAAGTAGGCCAATCCAATGGGACTAGCAAGAATTCTGATCATGACGGGATTCTGAAACTGATCCAGAAGAGTGAGTATAAAGTAGTAGACCAGCTGCTGCAAACTCCCTCTAAGATATCCATTTTGTCTCTGCTATTGAACTCAGAAGCACACCGTGAGGCTCTAATGAAGGTGTTAGACCAAGCTTTTGTGGAAAGGGACGTGACTGTTAATCAATTGGACAGTATAGTAGGAAACATTACTGCCTgcaataatttaagttttagtgATGAAGAGCTTCCTGAGGAGGGGAGGAACCACAATCTGGCGTTACATATATCGGTGAACTGCAAGTCTGATGCTCTGTCGAATGTACTTGTGGACACCGGTTCCTCATTGAACGTAATGGCCAAATCCACATTAGGTCAACTCTCCTACCAGGGGCCTCCCATGAGAAGAAGCGGGGTGGTTGTCAAAGCATTTGATGGATCAAGAAAGTCTGTTATCGGGGAGGTTGATTTGCCCATTACAATTGGGCCGTTTGTTTTCCAAATTACATTCCAGGTGATGGATATTCAAGCCGCATACAGTTGCCTTTTGGGTAGGCCATGGATCCATGAAGCTGGGGCCGTGACATCCACCTTGCATCAAAAGCTGAAGTTTGTCAGAAATGGGAAATTGATCACTGTGAGTGGAGAGGAAGCCTTATTGGTTAGTCATTTGTCAGCTTTTTCCTTTATTGGTGCTGATGAAACAGAAGGAACCTCTTTCCAAGGCCTGACTGTAGAGGGTAAAAAGCCAGAGAAAAATGAAGTATCTTTTGCTACTTGGAAGAGCGCACAGAAAGTGGTGCAGGAAGGAACAGGTATAGGATGGGGAAAAGTTGTGCAGTTGCTAGAGAGTAAAAACCGTGAAGGACTGGGATTTGCTTCTTCTGCAGGATCCGCAACGAACAGTGTTGGATCAAGCTCCATTACTAGCACCTTTTGTAGCGCCGGGTTCATCAACGACTCGCCAGAAGCCAATGCTGTCTTGGAAGATGTTCCTGAAGAGATAGTGCTTGCATTTGTCACACCTGGAAAACTTGTTCGCGACTGGGACGCGGTTGACATCCCTTCAGTAGTTCATGCATCAAAGTAA